A window from Centropristis striata isolate RG_2023a ecotype Rhode Island chromosome 2, C.striata_1.0, whole genome shotgun sequence encodes these proteins:
- the LOC131988205 gene encoding cytochrome P450 27C1 isoform X1 encodes MAILNHFTTACWRNFQGDRLNKQLFFILRALHKSAASEAGGEAMSEGLITPADVAAKTTIRTLKEMPGPSTLSNLIEFFWRDGFSRIHEIQMEHRRKYGKIFKSRFGPQLVVSVADRGLVADVLRAEGVAPQRANMESWKEYRDMRGRATGLISAEGEDWLKMRSVLRQLIMRPRDVAVFSDDVNQVVDDLIKRIHILRSQESDGATVLNMNDLFFKYAMEGVAAILYESRLGCLENEIPQETQEYISALHLMFSSFKTTMYAGAIPKWLRPVIPKPWEEFCLSWDGLFKFSCIHVDKRLSEIKSQLERGEEVKGGLLTHMLITKEMSMEEIYANLTEMLLAGVDTTSFTLSWASYLLARHPHIQQQIFTEVTETLGPGAVATAEDVPRLPLIRGLVKETLRLFPVLPGNGRITQDDLVVGEYFIPKGTQLALCHYSTSFDEENFANALDFRPDRWIRKDSTDRVDNFGSIPFGYGIRSCIGKRIAELEMHLALTRLIQSFHIGMSPLTADVKAKTHGLLCPAEPIHLQFIDREN; translated from the exons ATGGCAATCCTGAATCATTTTACCACAGCATGCTGGAGGAACTTTCAAGGCGACCGGCTAAATAAGCAGCTGTTCTTCATTTTACGCGCTTTACACAAGTCAGCAGCCAGCGAGGCTGGAGGGGAGGCCATGTCTGAGGGGCTGATCACACCGGCAGACGTAGCCGCTAAAACCACAATCAGGACTCTGAAGGAGATGCCTGGACCCAGCACCCTTTCAAACTTGATCGAGTTCTTCTGGAGAGATGGGTTCAGCAGAATTCATGAAATTCAG ATGGAGCACAGAAGGAAGTATGGCAAAATTTTCAAATCCCGTTTTGGGCCCCAGCTGGTGGTGTCGGTGGCGGACCGTGGCCTGGTGGCGGATGTGCTGAGGGCCGAGGGCGTGGCCCCTCAGAGAGCCAACATGGAGTCCTGGAAGGAGTACAGAGACATGAGGGGCCGCGCCACCGGGCTCATCTCAGC TGAGGGAGAGGACTGGCTGAAGATGCGGAGCGTGCTCCGGCAGCTCATCATGCGTCCCCGTGATGTGGCGGTCTTCTCTGATGATGTCAACCAAGTGGTCGATGACCTCATCAAGAGAATTCACATCCTGCGCAGCCAGGAGTCTGACGGAGCAACTGTCCTCAACATGAATGACCTCTTCTTCAAATACGCCATGGAAG GTGTGGCAGCCATTTTATACGAGTCCCGACTAGGCTGTTTGGAAAACGAGATTCCCCAGGAAACCCAAGAGTACATCAGTGCTCTGCACCTCATGTTCAGCTCCTTCAAGACCACCATGTACGCCGGGGCCATCCCCAAGTGGCTCCGACCCGTCATCCCCAAACCCTGGGAGGAGTTCTGCCTCTCCTGGGACGGCCTCTTCAAATTCA GCTGTATTCACGTTGATAAGAGGCTCTCAGAGATCAAGTCCCAGCTGGAGCGGGGCGAGGAGGTGAAGGGGGGGCTGCTCACACACATGCTCATTACCAAGGAGATGAGCATGGAGGAGATCTACGCCAACCTAACAGAGATGCTGCTGGCCGGGGTCgacacg ACATCCTTCACTCTCTCATGGGCCAGCTACCTGTTAGCACGCCATCCTCACATACAGCAGCAAATCTTTACTGAGGTGACAGAGACTCTGGGACCCGGAGCAGTCGCCACAGCAGAAGATGTCCCCCGCCTGCCTCTCATCAGAGGGCTGGTCAAAGAGACACTCAG GCTTTTTCCAGTTCTCCCTGGCAACGGACGGATTACCCAGGATGACTTGGTGGTGGGCGAATACTTCATCCCCAAAGGG ACTCAGTTGGCTCTTTGTCACTACTCCACATCTTTTGATGAAGAGAACTTCGCTAACGCTTTAGACTTCCGACCGGATCGCTGGATACGGAAAGATTCCACAGATCGTGTCGACAACTTTGGCTCGATTCCCTTTGGCTACGGCATCAGGAGCTGCATCGGCAAGAGAATAGCAGAGTTAGAGATGCATCTAGCCCTCACCAGG CTCATTCAAAGCTTCCACATCGGCATGTCTCCTCTCACCGCTGACGTCAAGGCCAAGACCCACGGCCTGCTCTGCCCCGCCGAGCCCATCCACCTGCAGTTCATCGACAGGGAAAACTAG
- the LOC131988205 gene encoding cytochrome P450 27C1 isoform X2, protein MAILNHFTTACWRNFQGDRLNKQLFFILRALHKSAASEAGGEAMSEGLITPADVAAKTTIRTLKEMPGPSTLSNLIEFFWRDGFSRIHEIQMEHRRKYGKIFKSRFGPQLVVSVADRGLVADVLRAEGRIHILRSQESDGATVLNMNDLFFKYAMEGVAAILYESRLGCLENEIPQETQEYISALHLMFSSFKTTMYAGAIPKWLRPVIPKPWEEFCLSWDGLFKFSCIHVDKRLSEIKSQLERGEEVKGGLLTHMLITKEMSMEEIYANLTEMLLAGVDTTSFTLSWASYLLARHPHIQQQIFTEVTETLGPGAVATAEDVPRLPLIRGLVKETLRLFPVLPGNGRITQDDLVVGEYFIPKGTQLALCHYSTSFDEENFANALDFRPDRWIRKDSTDRVDNFGSIPFGYGIRSCIGKRIAELEMHLALTRLIQSFHIGMSPLTADVKAKTHGLLCPAEPIHLQFIDREN, encoded by the exons ATGGCAATCCTGAATCATTTTACCACAGCATGCTGGAGGAACTTTCAAGGCGACCGGCTAAATAAGCAGCTGTTCTTCATTTTACGCGCTTTACACAAGTCAGCAGCCAGCGAGGCTGGAGGGGAGGCCATGTCTGAGGGGCTGATCACACCGGCAGACGTAGCCGCTAAAACCACAATCAGGACTCTGAAGGAGATGCCTGGACCCAGCACCCTTTCAAACTTGATCGAGTTCTTCTGGAGAGATGGGTTCAGCAGAATTCATGAAATTCAG ATGGAGCACAGAAGGAAGTATGGCAAAATTTTCAAATCCCGTTTTGGGCCCCAGCTGGTGGTGTCGGTGGCGGACCGTGGCCTGGTGGCGGATGTGCTGAGGGCCGAGGGC AGAATTCACATCCTGCGCAGCCAGGAGTCTGACGGAGCAACTGTCCTCAACATGAATGACCTCTTCTTCAAATACGCCATGGAAG GTGTGGCAGCCATTTTATACGAGTCCCGACTAGGCTGTTTGGAAAACGAGATTCCCCAGGAAACCCAAGAGTACATCAGTGCTCTGCACCTCATGTTCAGCTCCTTCAAGACCACCATGTACGCCGGGGCCATCCCCAAGTGGCTCCGACCCGTCATCCCCAAACCCTGGGAGGAGTTCTGCCTCTCCTGGGACGGCCTCTTCAAATTCA GCTGTATTCACGTTGATAAGAGGCTCTCAGAGATCAAGTCCCAGCTGGAGCGGGGCGAGGAGGTGAAGGGGGGGCTGCTCACACACATGCTCATTACCAAGGAGATGAGCATGGAGGAGATCTACGCCAACCTAACAGAGATGCTGCTGGCCGGGGTCgacacg ACATCCTTCACTCTCTCATGGGCCAGCTACCTGTTAGCACGCCATCCTCACATACAGCAGCAAATCTTTACTGAGGTGACAGAGACTCTGGGACCCGGAGCAGTCGCCACAGCAGAAGATGTCCCCCGCCTGCCTCTCATCAGAGGGCTGGTCAAAGAGACACTCAG GCTTTTTCCAGTTCTCCCTGGCAACGGACGGATTACCCAGGATGACTTGGTGGTGGGCGAATACTTCATCCCCAAAGGG ACTCAGTTGGCTCTTTGTCACTACTCCACATCTTTTGATGAAGAGAACTTCGCTAACGCTTTAGACTTCCGACCGGATCGCTGGATACGGAAAGATTCCACAGATCGTGTCGACAACTTTGGCTCGATTCCCTTTGGCTACGGCATCAGGAGCTGCATCGGCAAGAGAATAGCAGAGTTAGAGATGCATCTAGCCCTCACCAGG CTCATTCAAAGCTTCCACATCGGCATGTCTCCTCTCACCGCTGACGTCAAGGCCAAGACCCACGGCCTGCTCTGCCCCGCCGAGCCCATCCACCTGCAGTTCATCGACAGGGAAAACTAG
- the ercc3 gene encoding general transcription and DNA repair factor IIH helicase subunit XPB, with amino-acid sequence MGKKDKGDRDKKSKKRFYEEEEDEDEVVGNDSQEAIPAAAGKQVDESGTKLDEYGAKDYRSQMLLKNDHSSRPLWVAPDGHIFLEAFSPVYKYAQDFLVAIAEPVCRPNHIHEYKLTAYSLYAAVSVGLQTSDIVEYLQKLSKTSVPDGIVQFIKLCTVSYGKVKLVLKHNRYFVESAFPDVIQRLLQDNVIRECRLRTADGADTELITEVIHSKSAIAKSIEEKGGASTSQQPSEGPASSQPVPEDIFSYYEQMDKEEDEEEETQTVSFEIRQEMIEELQKRCIQLEYPLLAEYDFRNDTVNPDINIDLKPTAVLRPYQEKSLRKMFGNGRARSGVIVLPCGAGKSLVGVTAACTVRKRCLVLGNSSVSVEQWKAQFKMWSTIDDSQICRFTSDAKDKPIGCSVAISTYSMLGHTTKRSWEAERVMEWMRSQEWGLIILDEVHTIPAKMFRRVLTIVQAHCKMGLTATLVREDDKIVDLNFLIGPKLFEANWMELQNNGYIAKVQCAEVWCPMSPEFYREYVAIKTKKRILFYTMNPNKFRACQFLIHFHERRNDKIIVFADNVFALKEYAIRLNKPYIYGPTSQGERMQILQNFKHNPKINTIFISKVGDTSFDLPEANVLIQISSHGGSRRQEAQRLGRVLRAKKGMVAEEYNAYFYSLVSQDTQEMAYSTKRQRFLVDQGYSFKVITKLAGMEEEDLMFSSREEQQQLLQKVLAASDVDAEEEVVAGEVGGRTQFTRRPGTMSSMSGADDTVYMEYNRGSKSSLLGKSVHPLFKRFRK; translated from the exons ATGGGTAAAAAGGATAAAGGTGATCGGG ACAAGAAGTCCAAAAAGCGTTTCTAcgaggaagaagaagatgaagacgAGGTGGTGGGCAACGACTCTCAGGAGGCGattcctgctgctgcaggaaaacaGGTGGATGAATCCGGAACAAAGCTGGACGAGTATGGTGCCAAAGACTACCGTTCTCAGATGCTGCTGAAGAATGACCACTCCTCACGGCCCCTCTGGGTG GCTCCAGATGGACACATCTTCCTGGAAGCCTTCTCACCAGTGTACAAGTACGCCCAGGACTTCCTGGTGGCCATTGCAGAGCCAGTGTGCAGGCCGAACCACATCCATGAGTACAAGCTGACGGCCTACTCCCTGTACGCAGCGGTCAGTGTGGGCCTGCAGACCTCTGATATTGTGGAGTATCTGCAGAAACTCAGCAAGACGTCTGTACCAGATGGAATCGTGCAGTTCATTAAG CTCTGCACCGTGAGCTACGGCAAAGTCAAGCTGGTGCTCAAACACAACAG GTATTTTGTTGAGAGTGCGTTCCCGGATGTGATCCAGCGCCTCCTGCAGGACAACGTGATCCGGGAGTGTCGTCTCCGTACCGCAGATGGAGCCGACACGGAGCTGATCACTGAAGTCATCCACAGCAAGTCAGCG ATTGCTAAGTCTATAGAGGAGAAGGGTGGAGCCTCCACCTCCCAGCAGCCCAGCGAGGGCCCGGCCTCCAGCCAGCCGGTCCCTGAGGACATCTTCAGCTACTACGAGCAGATGGACAaagaagaggatgaggaggaagagaccCAGACTGTGTCTTTTGAGATTCGCCAG GAGATGATTGAAGAGCTGCAGAAGCGCTGCATCCAGCTGGAGTACCCTCTACTAGCAGAGTACGACTTCCGCAATGATACCGTCAACCCAGACATCAACATAGACCTGAAGCCCACCGCCGTGCTGCGACCCTACCAGGAGAAGAGTCTGCGCAAGATGTTTGGGAATGGACGCGCTCGCTCCGGGGTCATCGTGCTGCCCTGTG GAGCCGGTAAGTCTCTGGTGGGTGTGACGGCAGCCTGCACGGTGCGTAAGCGCTGCCTGGTGCTGGGGAACTCCTCGGTGTCCGTGGAGCAGTGGAAAGCTCAGTTCAAGATGTGGTCCACTATCGATGACTCTCAGATCTGTCGCTTCACCTCCGACGCCAAAGACAAGCCCATCGGCTGCTCCGTGGCCATCAGCACCTACTCCATGCTGGGGCACACCACCAAGCGCTCCTGGGAGGCAGAGAGGGTGATGGAGTGGATGCGGAGCCAGGAGTGGGGCCTCATCATCCTGGACGAGGTGCACACGATCCCTG CCAAGATGTTCCGGCGTGTCCTGACTATCGTCCAGGCTCATTGTAAGATGGGGCTGACTGCCACGCTGGTCAGGGAGGACGACAAGATCGTGGACCTGAACTTCCTGATTGGGCCGAAACTGTTTGAGGCCAACTGGATGGAGCTGCAGAACAATGGCTACATTGCCAAAGTCCAGTGTGCAGAG gtgtgGTGCCCCATGTCTCCAGAGTTCTACAGAGAGTACGTGGCCATCAAGACAAAGAAGCGCATCCTGTTTTATACGATGAACCCCAACAAGTTCCGTGCTTGCCAGTTCCTCATTCACTTCCACGAGCGCCGCAACGACAAGATCATCGTCTTTGCTGACAACGTGTTTGCCTTGAAGGAATACGCCATCCGCCTCAACAA GCCTTACATCTACGGTCCAACCTCTCAGGGAGAGAGAATGCAGATTTTACAGAACTTCAAACACAACCCCAAGATCAACACCATCTTCATCTCCAAG GTTGGAGACACATCATTTGACTTGCCAGAAGCCAATGTTCTGATCCAGATCTCCTCTCACGGTGGATCACGCAGACAGGAGGCCCAGAGGCTCGGCAGAGTCCTACGAGCCAAGAAAG GGATGGTTGCAGAGGAATACAACGCGTACTTCTACTCTCTGGTGTCTCAGGACACCCAGGAGATGGCTTACTCCACCAAGAGGCAGAGGTTCCTGGTGGACCAGGGCTACAGCTTTAAG GTGATCACTAAGTTGGCAGGTATGGAGGAGGAAGACTTGATGTTCTCCTCAAGAGAAGAGCAacagcagctcctccagaaGGTCCTGGCTGCATCAGACGTGGATgctgaggaggaggtggtggcggGGGAGGTGGGCGGACGAACACAG TTCACCAGACGGCCGGGCACCATGAGCTCCATGTCCGGCGCAGATGACACCGTCTACATGGAATATAATCGAGGCAGCAAATCCTCCTTATTAGGCAAAAGTGTGCATCCGCTGTTCAAGCGCTTTAGGAAGTAG
- the gpalpp1 gene encoding GPALPP motifs-containing protein 1 → MSCDKIIGPALPPMFNESDEDSDNDEGFAGPALPPGYQRRDASSSSGDSDQDVPVKRAKTSHEAAETSAEKNTKVEETDDDGFFGPALPPGFKKLQSSPERPPVLGPALPPGFRRAAYDDDDDDDDDGEDGEDFPGPALPPGYQAEPSSSEGEDEEVIGPMPCTGPVQNSVALDFERRARKMKEKLTGDDTPEVVTRETWMTELPPELQHIGLGARTFKKKSGPENKDRSIWTDTPADRERKLQERLEGKKKGEVEKDDAPQVSYKDMEMAKKVSQYNETKRAESLVNMHKKKMKEKAKEKADAPVERRPFDRDEDLQVNRFDEAQKQRLLKKSQELNTRFSHSRDRMFL, encoded by the exons ATGTCGTGTGATAAAATAATCGGACCTGCTTTACCTCCCATGTTTAATGAGAGCGACGAAGACTCTGATAATGATGAAGGAT TCGCTGGTCCTGCTTTACCCCCCGGGTATCAGCGGAGAGACGCGTCCAGCTCCTCGGGGGACAGCGACCAGGACGTGCCGGTGAAAAGAGCAAAAACTAGTCACGAAGCTGCAGAAACATCTGCAGAAAA GAACACAAAGGTAGAAGAAACAGATGATGATGGTTTCTTTGGACCAGCTCTTCCTCCAGGATTTAAGAAACTACAGAGTTCACCAGAAAG GCCTCCTGTGCTGGGACCAGCTTTGCCTCCTGGGTTTCGCAGGGCAGCATATgacgacgatgatgatgatgatgatgatggtgaagaCGGAGAGGATTTCCCAGGGCCGGCCCTCCCGCCTGGCTACCAGGCTGAGCCGTCCAGCAGCGAGggggaggatgaggaggtgaTCGGGCCCATGCCGTGCACCGGGCCCGTCCAGAACTCTGTGGCTCTGGACTTTGAGCGCAGAGCACGGAAGATGAAAGAGAAGCTGACCGGAGAC GACACTCCTGAGGTGGTGACCAGAGAAACATGGATGACGGAGCTCCCACCAGAACTGCAGCACATCGGTTTGGGGGCTCGAACCTTCAAGAAGAAGTCTGGTCCAGAGAACAAGGATCGCTCCATTTGGACAGATACACCAGCGGACAGAGAGCGCAAGCTCCAG GAACGCCTTGAAGGGAAGAAGAAGGGCGAGGTGGAGAAAGATGATGCTCCTCAAGTCTCCTATAAGGACATGGAGATGGCAAAGAAAGTGTCTCAGTATAAT GAAACTAAACGTGCTGAGTCTCTGGTGAATATGcacaagaagaagatgaaggaaAAGGCAAAGGAGAAGGCCGACGCACCGGTGGAAAGGAGACCGTTCGATCGAGATGAAGACCTTCAGGTGAATCGCTTTGATGAAGCGCAGAAGCAGCGGCTGCTGAAGAAATCCCAGGAACTGAACACAAGATTCTCCCACAGCAGGGATCGAATGTTCCTGTaa
- the gtf2f2a gene encoding general transcription factor IIF subunit 2 isoform X1 has translation MSEKGEVDLTGAKQNTGVWLVKVPKYLSQQWAKATGRGEVGKLRICKKGNQGKAEVSFTLNEELTVIEGIEDKTVSAPREHPFTMQSVGGQTLAVFTETSSGQSEERSDGSSSVSGSGAGPDKIALEGVVVQRAECRPAVSESYMRLKRLQIEELAKPVRLSQQLDKAVTSNYKPVANHFNNLEYDRKKKEEGKRARADKQQVLDMLFSAFEKHQYYNIKDLVDITKQPVIYLKEILRDIGTYNVKGTHKNTWELRPEYRHYQGEEKTDE, from the exons atgtcgGAGAAAGGAGAAGTGGATCTAACTGGAGCCAAGCAGAACACGGGCGTGTGGCTTGTAAAG GTGCCCAAATATCTCTCTCAGCAATGGGCCAAAGCAACCGGCAGAGGAGAGGTCGGGAAACTCCGAATCTGCAA GAAAGGAAACCAGGGAAAAGCAGAG GTGTCTTTCACTCTGAATGAAGAGCTGACTGTGATTGAAGGTATAGAAGATAAAACGGTGTCTGCGCCTCGCGAGCACCCGTTCACCATGCAGTCAGTGGGAGGACAGACGCTGGCGGTCTTCACAGAGACGTCATCAG GCCAGTCAGAAGAAAGATCTGATGGCAGCAGCTCAGTTTCGGGGTCGGGGGCAGGTCCAG ATAAAATAGCGTTGGAGGGCGTGGTGGTGCAGAGAGCAGAGTGCCGGCCTGCTGTCAGTGAGAGCTACATGAGGCTGAAGAG GTTACAGATTGAAGAGCTGGCTAAACCAGTCAGACTGTCCCAGCAGCTGGACAAAGCTGTCACCAGCAACTACAAACCAGTGGCCAACCACTTCAACAAT cttgaGTATGAtcggaagaagaaggaggaaggGAAGAGGGCGCGAGCAGATAAACAGCAGGTGTTGGACATGTTGTTCTCTGCCTTTGAGAAGCACCAGTACTACAACATCAAAGACCTGGTGGACATCACCAAGCAGCCTGTG aTTTACTTGAAGGAAATCTTGCGTGATATTGGCACCTACAATGTGAAGGGAACACACAAGAACACGTGGGAGCTCAGACCAGAGTACCGACATTACcaaggagaggagaagacagaCGAGTAG
- the gtf2f2a gene encoding general transcription factor IIF subunit 2 isoform X2: MSEKGEVDLTGAKQNTGVWLVKVPKYLSQQWAKATGRGEVGKLRICKKGNQGKAEVSFTLNEELTVIEGIEDKTVSAPREHPFTMQSVGGQTLAVFTETSSDKIALEGVVVQRAECRPAVSESYMRLKRLQIEELAKPVRLSQQLDKAVTSNYKPVANHFNNLEYDRKKKEEGKRARADKQQVLDMLFSAFEKHQYYNIKDLVDITKQPVIYLKEILRDIGTYNVKGTHKNTWELRPEYRHYQGEEKTDE; this comes from the exons atgtcgGAGAAAGGAGAAGTGGATCTAACTGGAGCCAAGCAGAACACGGGCGTGTGGCTTGTAAAG GTGCCCAAATATCTCTCTCAGCAATGGGCCAAAGCAACCGGCAGAGGAGAGGTCGGGAAACTCCGAATCTGCAA GAAAGGAAACCAGGGAAAAGCAGAG GTGTCTTTCACTCTGAATGAAGAGCTGACTGTGATTGAAGGTATAGAAGATAAAACGGTGTCTGCGCCTCGCGAGCACCCGTTCACCATGCAGTCAGTGGGAGGACAGACGCTGGCGGTCTTCACAGAGACGTCATCAG ATAAAATAGCGTTGGAGGGCGTGGTGGTGCAGAGAGCAGAGTGCCGGCCTGCTGTCAGTGAGAGCTACATGAGGCTGAAGAG GTTACAGATTGAAGAGCTGGCTAAACCAGTCAGACTGTCCCAGCAGCTGGACAAAGCTGTCACCAGCAACTACAAACCAGTGGCCAACCACTTCAACAAT cttgaGTATGAtcggaagaagaaggaggaaggGAAGAGGGCGCGAGCAGATAAACAGCAGGTGTTGGACATGTTGTTCTCTGCCTTTGAGAAGCACCAGTACTACAACATCAAAGACCTGGTGGACATCACCAAGCAGCCTGTG aTTTACTTGAAGGAAATCTTGCGTGATATTGGCACCTACAATGTGAAGGGAACACACAAGAACACGTGGGAGCTCAGACCAGAGTACCGACATTACcaaggagaggagaagacagaCGAGTAG